In one Apostichopus japonicus isolate 1M-3 chromosome 18, ASM3797524v1, whole genome shotgun sequence genomic region, the following are encoded:
- the LOC139958386 gene encoding uncharacterized protein codes for MSRNPLKCINCSMFRPGRAWDEHDLCPKCRSCTRRDPCLVCIKFTPAQWQDIDLWLEGLRSKLQGRLDSIPSAIGAPEVPGITGDREEEGVVERVVEESGHERAEGEKKGRERGKRKRKRKNSPNGPGYVRISYGQREGQEQRQGSCQEKTSKAEAQLGRAGDSVSVRAAATQTHRARPSGRGRLGSKRESNRGDAETEPVPFQGAGQGAREAGSDGDPGPRK; via the coding sequence atgtcacgcaatccattgaagtgcatcaactgctctatgtttcgcccaggcagagcctgggacgagcacgacctttgtccaaaatgcagatcctgcactcgacgagacccctgcctggtgtgtattaagtttacaccagctcagtggcaggacatcgacctgtggcttgagggcttacgtagcaagctccagggaaggctggactcgatcccgagcgcaatcggggcgccggaggttccaggaataacgggagatagagaggaggagggagtagtagagagagtggtggaggagagtggccatgagagggccgaaggagagaaaaagggtagagagagaggaaagagaaagagaaagagaaagaattcccctaacggccccggctacgtccggatcagttacggccagagggaagggcaggagcaaaggcaaggctcctgccaagaaaagacctccaaagcagaggcacagctcggccgggctggagactccgtctcagtccgggccgcagctacacagacccacagagcgcggccctccggccgtgggaggctcgggtccaaaagagagagcaaccgaggggacgcggagacggagccggtcccgttccagggagccggacagggagccagagaggcgggttccgacggagatcccggcccgagaaagtag